A window of Devosia chinhatensis genomic DNA:
TGCCGAAAAGATGCGGGCGCTGGCCGCTCATGGTGGGACCGGCGTCCATGCCGACGGGGTTCTGTCCGCCGTTTCGGCCCTGCCGGCTGCACCGGACAGCGCAGCGCTGATGCAGGCGCTGCGCGCCCAAGAACCATCAGTGGAGCCATAAGATGAACCTCAATGACCCCTCTCTCTTGCGCGAGGCGGCCCTGGTTGGTCGCCGGTGGATCACTGCCCAAGAGGGGGAGTCGATCCCGGTGACCAATCCCGCCACCGGAGCGATCCTCGGACATGTGCCCGATCTGGGAGCCGCCGAAACGCGCGAGGCGATCAGCGTGGCTGCCGAGGCGCAGAAGGATTGGGCCGCGCGCACTGCAAAGGAGCGCTCCGATATCCTGCGCGCCTGGTTTGACCTGATGATTGCCCATCGCGACGATCTGGGCGCTATCCTGACGGCCGAGCAGGGCAAGCCGCTCGCCGAAGCCAAGGGCGAGATCACCTATGGCGCCAGCTTCATCGAATGGTTCGCGGAGGAGGCGCGGCGCGTGCGCGGCGATGTCATTCCCGGCCATGGCCGCGACAAGCGTATTGTCGTGCTCAAGCAGCCGATCGGCGTCGTAGGCGCGATTACGCCCTGGAATTTTCCCAATGCCATGATCACGCGCAAGGCAGGCCCCGCGCTTGCTGCGGGCTGCGCCATGGTGCTCAAGCCCGCCGCGCAGACGCCCTTTTCGGCAATCGCGCTGGCTGTGCTGGCGGAGCGTGCCGGTCTGCCCCCGGGTCTTTTCAGCGTCGTCACGGGATCAGCGGCGGAAATCGGGGGTGAGCTCACCGCAAATCCGCAGGTGCGCAAGATCACCTTCACCGGCTCCACCGGGGTTGGAGCCAAGCTGATGGCGCAAAGCGCACCGACCATCAAGAAGCTCGGTCTGGAGCTTGGGGGCAATGCGCCCTTCATCGTGTTCGATGACGCAGACATCGACGCTGCGGTGGAAGGGGCGATGATCGCGAAGTATCGAAACAACGGCCAGACCTGCGTCTGCGCCAATCGCATCTACGTCCAGCGCAGCATCTATGATGCATTTGCCGAAAAGTTCCGCAATGCAGCGGCCCGTCTCAAGACCGGGGACGGGGCGGACGATGGCGTCGATGTCGGCCCGCTCATCGACGAGAAGGCGGTGTCGAAGGTCGAAGAGCATATCGCCGACGCTATCGCGAAAGGTGGCCACGTCACCCTGGGCGGACAACGCCATGCTCTCGGTCGGACCTTTTTCGAGGTAACCGTCGTCACCCAGGCCAGTAGCGACATGGCGCTGGCCACCGAAGAGACTTTTGGTCCGCTGGCGGCGCTGTTTCCCTTCGACGCCGAAGAGGATGTCATCCGGATGGCCAATGCGTCCGAATATGGATTGGCGTCCTATTTCTATGCGCGTGATCATTCGAGGGTCTGGCGCGTTGCCGAAGCCCTGGAATTCGGCATGGTCGGCGTCAATACGGGCCTGATTTCGACCCCGGAAGCGCCGTTCGGCGGCATCAAGTCGTCTGGGCTGGGCCGCGAGGGCAGCCATTACGGCATCGAGGAATTCACCGAAATCAAGTATGTCTGCCTGGCAGTGCAGCCGCACTGACCTGCCAGGCAGGTGAGCCCTAAAGCTTGGTGGCGTCCTCGCGGGCCCAGAGCCGCAGGGACCGGCAGGCTTTTACAAACTCGGTCGCGGTCGCCGCATCCTCGAGCAGCATCACCCCCTCGTCGAGATCTTCGAGAATTCCCGCCTTGGCAAAGAGCGGCTTGGCTGCGGCGCTATGGGCTATGAACTTGCAATGGGCGAAGGCGTCGGCCACGAAGTCGCGGGCCGCAGCCTCACCGATCAGCAGGTCGGCCCCCTCCTCGGAGATGAGGACGGCAACGGCGTCGAACAGCACGGAGGGGCCGCCATCGATCATGTGATGGGCGATGATGGGCGTGCCGTCGCTGGCGGTGACGCCACCGATCTTGGGCGCGATGAACTCGAAGGTCGCGCCCTCACCCTCGAGAGCCGCGCCGAGCTGGTCGACCAGGGCCGCATCGCAACCATCGGTGACGAGAATACCCACTTTGCGGCCGGCAAAGCTCTCCGGCCCGTTCTTGATGATGCTGAGTGCGTCGGAGGCCGGAAGGTCGTCGCGCGGCGCCACGGCGGCGTCGGCCGGCTCGGGAAGCTCGTCCATTCCCAGTTTCTTGGCCACGGTCTCGGCGAGCCCCGGATCGATGTTGAGCAGGTGGGCAACCATCCGTTCGCGGATGACCGGCGTCTCCACCTTGCTCAGTTCGAAGGTCAAGGCCATGGCGATATGCTTTTGCTCATGCACGGTCTGGCTGTCGAAAAATTGCCTGGCCTGGCTATAGTGATCGGCAAAGCTTTCGGCCCGTAAACGCGTCTTGGCGCCCTCGATGGCTTCGGGATAGGCGCGATGGCCGCGTTTCGGATCTTCGCGCGGGCCGGCGTCCCACGAATTGGGCTGGTAATTTGCCCGGCCAACCGGATTGCGCTGGGCCATGTGCCCATCCTGCTGGAAATGATGGAACGGGCATTTGGGCGCATTGATGGGCAGGTGGGTGAAATTGGTCGATCCCAGCCGCTTGATCTGGGTGTCGAGATAGGAAAAGTTTCGTCCCTGCAGCAGCGGATCGTTGGAGAAATCGATGCCGGGAGGCACGTTCTGCGTCATGAACGCGACCTGTTCGGTTTCAGCGAAAAAATTGTCTGGCATCCGGTCGAGCACCAGCCGGCCGACGGGGATGGGAGCGATGATCTCCTCGGGGATGATCTTGGTGGGGTCCAGGATGTCGAAATCGAACGTGTCGGCAAAATCCTGGTCGAACAACTGCACGCACAATTCCCATTCCGGATAATCTCCGGTCTGGATGGCGTTCCAGAGGTCGCGACGGTGAAAATCGGGATCGGCGCCGTTGATCTTGACCGCTTCGTTCCACACCACCGATTGCAGGCCCTGCTTGGGCTTCCAGATAAACTTGACGAAGGTGGACTTGTCCTCCTCGTTGAGCAGGCGGAAGGTGTGTACGCCGAACCCTTCCATGAAGCGGAACGAGCGGGGAATGGCCCGGTCCGACATGGTCCACATGATCATGTGCATGGATTCCGGCGTCAGCGAAATGAAGTCCCAGAAATTGTCGTGGGCTGATTGGGCTTGCGGAAAACCGCGATCCGGCTCCGGTTTCACCGAATGGATGATGTCGGGAAACTTGATGGCGTCCTGGATGAAAAATACCGGGATATTGTTGCCCACGAGGTCCCAATTGCCCTCTTGGGTATAGATCTTGACGGCAAAGCCGCGCACGTCGCGGGCTAGGTCGAACGAGCCTTTCGATCCGGCCACGGTCGAGAACCGCACGAAAGCCGGCGTTTTCTCACCGGGGCGCTGGAACAGGTCGGCCTTCGTGTATTTGGCCAGGCCTTCATAAGCCTCGAAATAACCGTGGGCACCGTAGCCGCGGGCATGAACGACCCGCTCGGGAATACGCTCATGATCGAAATGGAAGATTTTCTCCCGAAAGTGAAAGTCCTCGAGCAGCACGGGCCCGCGGGTCCCGGCCTTGAGGCTGTTCTGGTCATCGCTGACCGGCACGCCATGGGCTGTGGTCAGGACGGGCGTCTCTTCGCCTGCTGTCTGATGCAGTTCGCCGCCATTGCCGCGTGTGAGCACCGTGTCGTGCACGCGCGCCTCGAGCGCGGCAGCACTGGTGGACTTGGATTTTCTGGCCATGTTCGGCCTCCGGTTTAGGAATAAAGAAAAGGGGCCCGGTGGCCCGGACCCCTCGTGAGGATCAACCCTGCGCGGCTGCGTTGACCGAGCGTTCCGCCAATTGGTTGAGGTCTGCATCGGTCTTGCGCTCCTCATCGAGCGTGGCATCGAGCAATGTGGCGGCTTCGTCCATGCCAAGCTCTGTGGCCCAACGCTTGAGCGTGCCATAGCGGGTCATCTCGTAATGCTCGACAGCCTGCGCCGACGAAATCAGGCCGGCATCGAGCGCCGGAGAGCCCTTGAATTCCTCGATGATGTCCTCGCCTTCGGACAAGATGCCCTCGATGGCGTCACAGGTCTTGCCGCGCGGGGACAGCCCCATGAGCTCGAAGACCTGTTGCAACCGCTCGATCTGGTCCTGGGTTTCTCCATGATGCTTTTCGAATGCCGCCTTGAGCGTATCCGACTGGGCAGCCCGCTTCATCTTCGGCAATGCCTTTAGGATCTTGCGCTCCGCATAGTAGATATCCTTGAGCGTATCTTCGAAGAGATCGTTCAGCGTCTTCTCGGCGGCCATCGGGGCGCTCCTTGTTGGTTCGCTCACGAAATGGTGAGAGAAAGCCCAACGAACGCCCCCGACCCTCGTTCCGCTCTCTATCCTGTGTTGGTTCTGTCGAGAGCGTTCCCGCACGATCGCCCCAGCGCGCATGGAGCCGAACGTGACGGCCAAACCGCCTCACTAAATCAATCGCGGAAAGGTCGGCGTGCGCGTCAGCAACGCAGCACACCAAAATCAGCGAAGCCGGAATGCGCAACACCCATAACGCAGCCGCTCCGGCACGTTCGCTGTGTGATGTGAGACGGGGAGAATTGGCTGGGGAACCTGGATTCGAACCAAGATCGACGGAGTCAGAGTCCGCTGTTCTACCATTGAACTATTCCCCAGCAGGTGCCTGCTGGCAGGGCGGCGTGAGGAAGGGTGGGTGCTTCCGTTCGGCGCGGGGTCTCATTAGACAAAGCGGAATGAGATTGCAAGCGCTTCGGCGCATTCAGTGTGCAACATGGTTTGCATTGCGCTCGTGCGGCCCTTGCTCTACCTTGGTTTGTGACAACGCAACATATGTGCGCTCGGGCGCGGCCGGTGATCCCGGACCAGGCGACCGCGCATGAAGGAGACAGACGTGACCGATTCGAATCGGTCCGCCGCCGCTTCGGCACCTCATGCCGAGGCGGGGTCTGGTGCACCTTCCGGTACGGGCCGGAAGGATCGCGGGAACATTTCCGCGCCTCGGCCGGACCAGCGGACGCCATCCGCCAGCACGCCGCGCCGCACGCGCGGGCCGCTCTATGCGGCTCTCGATCTCGGCACCAATAATTGTCGATTGCTGATCGCCCGCCCGCATGAGCGCGGCTTTCGCGTGCTTGACGGGTTCACCCGCATCGTGCGGCTGGGGGAAGGCGTGTCCGTCACCGGGCGCCTTTCGGAGGCTGCCATGGACCGCACCATGGAGGCGCTGCGGCAATGTCGGAACAAGCTGCGCGACCACCAGCCGACGCGCATGCGCCTTATCGCCACCGAAGCCTGCCGGGCCGCCGAGAATGGCGCTTACTTCCTCGCGCGGGTCAAGCAGGAGATCGGCCTTGACCTCGAAATCGTGGATCGCCGCACCGAAGCCGAATTGGCGGTGACCGGCTGCGCCGACCTCATCGACGGCGAGGCACAGGGCGCCTTGATGTTCGATATCGGCGGTGGCTCGTCCGAGCTGGCCTGGCTCGATTTCAGGGGCGGTCGTCCCCGGGCGCAGGGACGCATGTCGGCATCGATCCGGTCCTGGCAATCGCTGCCGGTCGGCGTCGTCTCGATCGCAGAGAAATTCGGCGGTGTCGATGTCACCCGCGACGTGTTCGAGGCCATGGTCGGCTATGTCGCCGAGCAGTTGCGGCAGTTCCGCGGCCGGGAAAAGCTTCGGCAGATGATCGCGACCCATAAGGTGCACCTGATCGGCACGTCCGGCACGGTGACCACCCTGGCGGGGCTCCATCTGGGGCTTGAGCGTTACGAGCGCCAGAAGGTCGACGGCCTGTGGATGCGCCGCGAGGAGGTCGACGAAACCATGCGTGCTCTGCTCGGCATGCCGTTCGACCGACGGGTGTCTCATCCCTGCATCGGCAAGGACAGGGCCGACCTCGTCCTGCCTGGCTGCGCCATTTTCGAGGCCATCCGGCGCGAATGGCCGACCGAGCGCGTGCGTGTTGCCGATCGCGGGCTGCGCGAGGGCATTTTGATTTCACTCATGGATGCGGATCGCGGCCAGAAGCGGCCGAACCGCTATCCCAGGAGGCAGGGCAATGGCCAATAACAAGGCTTTGGGCACGGGCGGCCGCAAGTCCGACAAGGATCTCAAGATCCGCGTGAAAACGGCCAAGGGCCGCAAGGTCGCCTCGACCAAGTGGCTGGAACGCCAGCTCAACGATCCCTATGTGGCTCGGGCCCGATCCGAGGGCTATCGGTCGCGTGCTGCCTTCAAGATCAAGGAGATGGACGAAAAGCACAAGCTCTTCAAAAAGGGCATGCATGTCGTCGATCTGGGAGCGGCGCCCGGAGGCTGGTCGCAGGTGGCTGCTGCCGCCGTGGGCTCGACGGTTGAAAAGCCCCTGGTCGTGGGGATCGATTACCTCGACATGGACACTATTCCCGGCGTCATCCTGCTCAAGAAGGATTTTACCGAGGACGATGCCCCTGCCATGCTGATCGACGCCATGGGCGGCCATGGCGCCGACGTGGTGATGAGCGACATGGCCTGGCCCACGACGGGGCACCGCGCCACCGATCACCTGCGCATCGTCCACCTCATCGAGATCGCTGCCGATTTTGCCATCCAGGTTCTCAAGCCCGGCGGCTCCTTCGTCGCCAAGGTGTTCCAGGGCGGCACCGAGCATGAGTTGCTGCACATGCTGAAGCGGCATTTCTCGACCACGTTTCATGTCAAGCCGCCCTCGAGCCGCAAGGATTCGGCGGAGGCCTATCTGGTGGCCAAGGGCTTCAAGGGACGACAGGAGCCGGAAACCGAGCTTTAGGCGAAACCCGGCCGGACCTTGCCCGTTACCTCTGGTGTCATCAAGCAAGGAGAACCCGAATGGCCGCCAATCGTCGTAGTGAAGATCGTCTTCTGGATGCCGATGAGAAGAAGCTCGTTGCTGGCACACGCCATCCCGAACTTGCCGACATGAAAGCGGACGACCTGCGCAAGCTGGCCCGCACCCTGCGTGAGCGCCGCGACAAGGCAAGCCGCGCCGTGCGCAAGGGCAACCGTGCCGCCAAGGGCAGTGACAAGGCCGGTGACGCCGAACGGGGCAACCGCGAAAAGGCGGGCCTGATCCAGTCTGCCATTGCCCGGGTCAACAAGGAATTCAGCCGTCGCGGCGAAGCCCGGGAATAGCCGTCAGTGAACGTGCGGGCCGCCAAGCAATTGGTGGCCCGCATTTTTGGGCAGCCGCAGGAAGAGCAGGGTGGCGACAGCGCCCACGGCGGCAACCACGTAAAAGGCCATGTGGAAATCGCTGAGGGCCAGTTCGTCGCCGCCCCGCAGGCGATGCGCCAGTTCCAGAACACCGCCGCCCAGCGCCACGCCCATGGCGAACATCAATTGTCCCCAGACCTGGCTCATCACATTGGCCTGGCCTGCATCCTTGTCTTCGATATCGGCAAAGGTAAAGGCGTTCGAGCCCGTCCAGAACGTCGACTGCCAGAAGCCGGTAAACACCAGGATCGCCAGCATCAGTGGAATGGGTGTGCCGGGCATGTAAAGGCCCATAGCCAGGATGCCCAGCGACGAAATTGCGGTCGAGATCACCAAGGGATACTTGAACCCCCAATGCGCGAAGATCCAGTTTGCGACGAATTTCGCAGCCAGCGCCCCGACGGCGCCGGCAAAGGTGACCATGCCGCTTTCAAACGGCGACAGCCCGAAGGCAAGTTGCAGCATCAGCGGAAACAGGAAGGGCGTCGCGCCCTGTCCAAGCCGGAAGAACGTGCCGGCAACGATGGCGATACGGAAATTGCGCACCTTGAGCAGTCGCAGGTCCAGCAGCGGATAGTCTGTGGCCAGCGCATAGCGGGTGTAGATATATCCCAGCCCGATGCCCAGCGTGGCGGCGATTACGCCATAGATCGGGGGCAGGGCGGGCAGGCTCACCACCGAGCAGCCGAAGGCAAAGAGCGCAAAGGCGAGGCCGGCCAGCACAAAACCCTTGCCATCGATGCGGCGTGGTTGGTTGCGCGTCTCGTTGGGCAGGGCGAAGCCGACCAGCACGATCCCCAGGATGCCGATCGGGATATTGATGATGAAGATCCAGTGCCAGGAGAAATAGGTGGTGAGGAAGCCCCCGAATGGCGGGCCGACAATGGGCCCGATCAGGCCGGGAATGGTAAGCCAGGCCATGGCGTCCACTAGCTGATGGCGCGGTGTCATGCGCACCAGCACGAGGCGCGCCACCGGACCCATCATTGCTCCGCCCATGCCCTGTACGAAGCGCGCCACCACGAATTCCCCCAGCGAGCCGGAAAACGCGCAGCCGATCGAGCCGACCATGAAAACCAGCATGGCGATGCGGAAAACGCGGCGGGCGCCGAACCGGTCCGCCATCCAGCTCGAAATGGGAATGAAGATGGCCAGGGCGACCAGATAGGCCGTGAGGGCGAGCTTGAGGGAAATCGGGTCGGTGCCGATATCGCCGGCAATGGCCGCCAGCGAGGTGGCGATCACGGTGGAATCCATGTTCTCCATGAACACGGCCGTTGCCAGGATCAGCGGGATCGTCCGGGACAATTTTCCTCCAGGCCGGTGGACCGGCTTTATTCTCTGTGGCCGGTCCTGTGGCCCGAAACATTGTTGCCCGCATCGCGCGGCAGGCGGAAATAGATGAGGCCGGCAAGGGCGCTGAGGCCGCCGACGGCAAAAAATGCAATCTGGAAATCGAACAGGGTCAGCTGTCCGCCATTGAGCGTACTGGAAATTTCAATGATGGCGCCGGCGACGGCCACACCGAAGGCGACCGACAATTGCTGGCCGACGGCCACGATGGCAGTGGCCTGGCTTGCTTCTTCGTCCGAAATGTCGGCATAGCCGATGGCATTGGTGCCGGTGAAGAAGATCGACCGCAGCACCCCCCCCACGATCAGCACGGTCATCATGACCGGCACCGAGGTCTCGGCGGTGAACAGGCCCTGTGCCGCGATCAGCAGGCCCCCGAACAGGGCCGCGAAACCGAGGACGCGGGGAAAGCCAAAGCGCGCGAAGATGCGCTCGGCGATGAACTTGCTCATGATTGCGCCAATCGCCGACACGAAGGTGATGGCCCCGGACTGGAAGGGATTGAGCCCGAAGCCGAGCTGCAGCATCAATGGCAACAGGAACGGCACAGCGCCAACCCCGATGCGGAACAAGGAGCCGCCAGTGATCGACGCCCGGAAGAGCTTGTGGCGGAAGAGCCGGGGGTCGAGCAGCGGATACTTGGTTTTGCGGGCATGCAGCAGATAAAGGCATGCCGCCGTCAATCCGATGGCCAGGGTCAGGTAGCCATAGATGATCGGCAATGCAGGCAGGCTGACCACCGAGAGGCCGAACACCATGCCGGCAAAGGCCACCGCGGCAATGAAGAAGCCAACGAGATCGACAGGGCGAGGCGTGCGTTCGTCCGGCACCTGCAGGAAAATGCCTGCCAGAATGATGCCGGCAATGCCGATCGGGATATTGATCCAGAAGATCCAGTGCCAGGACAGGTAGGTCGTGAGGAAGCCGCCGATCAGCGGGCCGGTGACCGGGGCGACGAGCGCGGGAATGGTAAGCCAGGCCATGGCCGAGACGAGCTCGTTGCGCGGCGTCGAACGCACCAGCAGCAACCGTCCGACCGGCGTCATCATCGAGGAGCCGATGCCCTGGAAGAAACGCGAGAAGACGAATGTTTCGAGCGAAAACGAAAAGGCACAGGCCAGCGAGCCCAGCATGAAGACGAAGATGGCCAGCCGGAAGATGTTCTTTGCCCCAAACCGGTCCGCCATCCAGCCGCTCACCGGAATGAAAATGGCCAAGGCGACGAAATAGGCAGTCAGCGCCAGCTTCAGCGCAATCGGCTCGGTGCCGATATCGGCAGCGATTGCGGGCAGTGACGTGGCTATGACGGTGGAATCCATCTGTTCCATGAACAGGGCCACCGCCAGAATGAGCGGGGTAACGCGGATAGGGGGCATGATGACTGAAATGGACGGCAGGAAGGGCGCCGCGTCGATACTATGGATGGCTTTGCCATCCTTGGCCAGTCAAACCTCATATTTATCGCATGCCCTGGCGCAAATGTCTTCCCGGAGAAATCGCAGGGAGCGCCTGCATTGCCGATGGCTCCCACCCCTATGCAAGCGCCGTCCCCGGTGCTAATGACCCTCGCCAACCTGAACCCGCGCAGTACTGTCGCCGGTTCATATTCCAACATCTCTGATTATGATCAGAAGGCAGGAAGGGTCTGGCCTTGGCGAAGATTATTACCACTATCACCGGCGATTCAGCGCTCACCTTCGATGACGTGCTGCTGCAGCCCGCGCGCTCCGATATCCTGCCCACGGAAACCGACATTTCCACCTACGTCACCAAGGACATAGCGCTTAATCTTCCCATTCTGTCTTCAGCCATGGACACGGTGACCGAAGCCAATATGGCCATTGCCATGGCTCAGGCCGGCGGCATGGGCGTCATCCACAAGAACCTCACCGCCGCCGAGCAGGCCGAGCAGGTGCGCATGGTCAAGAGCTTCGAATCGGGCATGGTGGTGAACCCCATCACCATCGGCCCGGATGCGACGCTGGCCGATGCCCATGCCCTGATGCAGAAGAGCCGCATTTCCGGCATTCCGGTGGTTGAGAACGGCGGAACCGGCGGCCGGGCGATCGGCAAGCTGGTTGGCATCCTGACCAATCGCGACGTGCGCTTCGCCAGTAATCCCAACCAGCCCATTTCGGAGCTGATGACACACCAGAACCTCATCACGGTGAGAGAGGGCGTGTCCAAGGAAGAGGCCAAGGTGCTGCTGCACCGTCACCGTATCGAAAAGCTCCTGGTTGTCGACGAGGACTATCGCTGCATCGGCCTGATCACCGTCAAGGACATCGAAAAGGCCCAGCTGCATCCCAATGCCGTCAAGGACGAACAGGGCCGGCTGCGCGTCGCCGCTGCCTCGACCGTGGGCGATGGCGGCTTCGAGCGCTCGCTGGCGCTGATCGATGCCGGCGTCGACCTTCTGGTCATCGACACGGCACATGGCCATTCGGTGCGCGTCGCCGAGGCAGTGGAGCGCGTCAAGCGCGAGAGCAATTCCACGCGCATCGTCGCCGGCAACGTCGCCACTGCCGAGGCCACCAAAGCGCTGATCGATGCCGGTGCGGATGCGGTCAAGGTCGGTATCGGCCCGGGCTCGATCTGCACCACGCGTATCGTGGCCGGTGTCGGCGTGCCTCAGTTGGCTGCAGTCATGGGCTGCGCCGAAGAGGCTGCCAAATCCGGTGTGCCGGTCATCGCCGATGGCGGAATCAAGTTCTCGGGCGACATGGCCAAGGCCCTGGCCGGTGGCGCGTCCTGCGTCATGGTCGGTTCGCTTCTGGCCGGCACGGACGAAAGCCCTGGCGAGGTCTATCTCTATCAGGGCCGGTCCTACAAATCCTACCGCGGCATGGGCTCGGTCGGCGCCATGGGCGCAGGTTCGGCCGACCGCTATTTCCAGCAGGATGTGCGCGACCAGATGAAGCTCGTGCCCGAGGGGATCGAGGGCCAGGTGCCGTACAAGGGCTCCGTCGGCGCCGTGCTGCACCAGCTGGCCGGTGGCCTGCGCGCCTCGATGGGCTATACCGGTGCGCACACGCTCAAGGACTTCCGCGAGAACGCGACCTTCGTCAAGATCTCCAGCGCAGCCTTGGGCGAGAGCCACGTCCACGACGTGACCATCACCCGCGAGGCGCCGAATTATCGCAGCGGCCGCTGACCGCCACTCCACACCAGGGCCGCGTCTGTCGACGTTCGCGGCCTTTTTCGTTCACGGTCAATATCTGGCCTGTCCAAGATTTAATAATTGCCGGCAGTCTGAACGGTATATCCTGTCCTCGGCCCAACGAAGTTCCCCGGAGGTGGAAATGGCCAGACGTCAGGGATATGCCAGCGCGCAGATTGCAATGCACTGGCTGATTGTAGTGCTCGTCATTGTCCAGCTCGTCGTCGCCGAGAGCATGACGACGATGTTCGATGCCATGGAAGAAGGAGAGCCGATCGCCAGCCAGGTCGCGACGGGCGGCTCGATCCATTATTGGGTCGGCATCGCCATTCTCGTGCTCATGGCGGGTCGGCTGGTCATGCGGCTGGTTCTGGGGGCTCCGCCGCATGCACCAGGGTCATCGCCGATCCAGAACGTGGCGGCGACTGTGGTGCACGGTGCGCTCTACCTCGTGCTGCTGGCCGCACCGATTTCGGGCCTTGTCGCCTTTTATGGCCTTGCCGACGTGGGCGACGTCCATGGGCTGGTCCGCCCGGCGCTGTTCGTCCTGGTCTTGCTCCATGTTGCTGGAGCCTTCTTCAATCAGTTCGTGCGCAAGGACGGAACGCTGCTGCGCATGATGCGCCCCGCGGCCTGAAACGCCCTGCTGAGAAGGCCGTCTCCTCGCAAGAGGAGGCGGCTTGTCTCGCAAGCGCCTCCGCTGAAGTGGCCGCCAGGAAAACCGATTCCGTTTGAAGCCGTTATGATTGTATACGGATTCTCCAGCGGAACCTCACATGCCCCTCACAGCCAAGCTGCTCATCGCCGCGATTTCGGCGCAGGTCTTTCTCTCCATGGGCATTCTTCTGCTTATGGCCCGCGAGCGGGTACCCCGCGTCATGCGGGGGGAAATTCCCATGGCGAGCATTGCCGTCGAGCGGGACGCCTATCCCCTCAAGGCGCGGCTCCTGTCCAACAATTTCGATAATCAGTTCCAGCTGCCGGTGCTGTTCTACGTGGGGGCGCTGCTGGCTATCCTGTTTCAGCCCGGCTGGCCCGAAGTGGTTCTGGCCTGGCTCTTCGTTGCCACGCGCTATGTCCATGCCTATATCCACGTCACCCACAATCGGGTCGGCAAGCGCTTCATGGCCTATGCGGCCGGCCTTGCGGTTCTGGCGCTGTTCTGGCTATGGCTGATCCTGCGTCTTCTCATCCTGGCTCCGAGTATCTGACCTATGCGTTTTCCCGGCCGTCTCTCCGCTGCCATTGCCGTCCTCGCCGATGTGGAGCAGCGCAAGCGACCGGTCTCGGAGGCGCTCAAGGCCTGGGGGCTCAACAATCGTTTTGCCGGGGCAGGGGACCGGGCAGCCATCGGCAATCTCGTCTATGACGCATTGCGCCGTCGCGCCTCGCATGCCGCGGCCATGGGGTCTGACACGCCACGCGCCTTGGTACTGGCGGTTGCCATGCGCGATTGGGGTGAGACACCGGAAAGCCTCAACCAAGCCTTTGCCTCCGACACACACGCGCCCGAACCGCTAAGCCCCCAGGAAGCGGCCGGCGCCGTTGCCGTTCTTGCTGCCGCGCCACTCGCGACGCAGGCCGATATGCCTGATTGGCTCGCCGCGTCGCTCGAACGTGCCCTGGGCCCGGACTGGGTTGCCGAAGGCCAGGCCATGGCCGGGCGGCCTTCACTCGACCTGCGCGTCAATGCGCTCAAGGCGACACCCGAAAAGGTCATGAAGTCGCTGGCCCGGTTCTCGCCGCAATCCGCAGCCATCGCTCCGTTTGGCCTCACCATGCCCGCAGGGCCACGCGATGCACGCACGCCGAATGTGACCACGGACGAGGGCTACCTCAAGGGCTGGTTCGAGGTGCAGGATCAGGGCAGTCAGATCGTCGCTGCCCTCGCCAATGCCCGCGAAGGCGAGCAGGTGCTCGACCTCTGCGCCGGAGCCGGGGGCAAGACGCTGGCCCTCGCGGCCAATATGGGCAATTCGGGCCAGATCTTCGCCTATGACAGCGACCGGTCGCGCCTTGCGCCGATCTACGATCGCCTCAAGCGCAATGGTGTGCGCAATGCGCAGGTTCGCGCTCCCAATGACAATGCGCTCGATGATCTCG
This region includes:
- a CDS encoding MFS transporter, which encodes MSRTIPLILATAVFMENMDSTVIATSLAAIAGDIGTDPISLKLALTAYLVALAIFIPISSWMADRFGARRVFRIAMLVFMVGSIGCAFSGSLGEFVVARFVQGMGGAMMGPVARLVLVRMTPRHQLVDAMAWLTIPGLIGPIVGPPFGGFLTTYFSWHWIFIINIPIGILGIVLVGFALPNETRNQPRRIDGKGFVLAGLAFALFAFGCSVVSLPALPPIYGVIAATLGIGLGYIYTRYALATDYPLLDLRLLKVRNFRIAIVAGTFFRLGQGATPFLFPLMLQLAFGLSPFESGMVTFAGAVGALAAKFVANWIFAHWGFKYPLVISTAISSLGILAMGLYMPGTPIPLMLAILVFTGFWQSTFWTGSNAFTFADIEDKDAGQANVMSQVWGQLMFAMGVALGGGVLELAHRLRGGDELALSDFHMAFYVVAAVGAVATLLFLRLPKNAGHQLLGGPHVH
- a CDS encoding MFS transporter; translated protein: MPPIRVTPLILAVALFMEQMDSTVIATSLPAIAADIGTEPIALKLALTAYFVALAIFIPVSGWMADRFGAKNIFRLAIFVFMLGSLACAFSFSLETFVFSRFFQGIGSSMMTPVGRLLLVRSTPRNELVSAMAWLTIPALVAPVTGPLIGGFLTTYLSWHWIFWINIPIGIAGIILAGIFLQVPDERTPRPVDLVGFFIAAVAFAGMVFGLSVVSLPALPIIYGYLTLAIGLTAACLYLLHARKTKYPLLDPRLFRHKLFRASITGGSLFRIGVGAVPFLLPLMLQLGFGLNPFQSGAITFVSAIGAIMSKFIAERIFARFGFPRVLGFAALFGGLLIAAQGLFTAETSVPVMMTVLIVGGVLRSIFFTGTNAIGYADISDEEASQATAIVAVGQQLSVAFGVAVAGAIIEISSTLNGGQLTLFDFQIAFFAVGGLSALAGLIYFRLPRDAGNNVSGHRTGHRE
- the guaB gene encoding IMP dehydrogenase — encoded protein: MAKIITTITGDSALTFDDVLLQPARSDILPTETDISTYVTKDIALNLPILSSAMDTVTEANMAIAMAQAGGMGVIHKNLTAAEQAEQVRMVKSFESGMVVNPITIGPDATLADAHALMQKSRISGIPVVENGGTGGRAIGKLVGILTNRDVRFASNPNQPISELMTHQNLITVREGVSKEEAKVLLHRHRIEKLLVVDEDYRCIGLITVKDIEKAQLHPNAVKDEQGRLRVAAASTVGDGGFERSLALIDAGVDLLVIDTAHGHSVRVAEAVERVKRESNSTRIVAGNVATAEATKALIDAGADAVKVGIGPGSICTTRIVAGVGVPQLAAVMGCAEEAAKSGVPVIADGGIKFSGDMAKALAGGASCVMVGSLLAGTDESPGEVYLYQGRSYKSYRGMGSVGAMGAGSADRYFQQDVRDQMKLVPEGIEGQVPYKGSVGAVLHQLAGGLRASMGYTGAHTLKDFRENATFVKISSAALGESHVHDVTITREAPNYRSGR
- a CDS encoding cytochrome b — translated: MARRQGYASAQIAMHWLIVVLVIVQLVVAESMTTMFDAMEEGEPIASQVATGGSIHYWVGIAILVLMAGRLVMRLVLGAPPHAPGSSPIQNVAATVVHGALYLVLLAAPISGLVAFYGLADVGDVHGLVRPALFVLVLLHVAGAFFNQFVRKDGTLLRMMRPAA
- a CDS encoding MAPEG family protein, which produces MPLTAKLLIAAISAQVFLSMGILLLMARERVPRVMRGEIPMASIAVERDAYPLKARLLSNNFDNQFQLPVLFYVGALLAILFQPGWPEVVLAWLFVATRYVHAYIHVTHNRVGKRFMAYAAGLAVLALFWLWLILRLLILAPSI